A part of Synechococcus sp. KORDI-49 genomic DNA contains:
- a CDS encoding DUF952 domain-containing protein, which produces MTAILYSFRRCPFAMRARWALLQAGLLVRWREIELKAKPREMLTVSPKGTVPVLVLEGGQVIDESLQVMRWALEQADPRDLLQRGEGSADLIRENDGPFKHHLDRFKYTDRYPGERREHHRHAGISILKRWSERIAARGWLSGPCMGVTDGALWPFVRQWRIADPKDFDADAELAPLRIWLRSFLEDPMFERLMQRADPWSPGGLQPLFPADAVPVPRDQPLFHLALAEDWRMARAEGSYRISTRGMRLDEVGFIHCSWEQQVKATFDRFYADAENVLLLRIDPAQLTAPLRADAVPTGELFPHLYGALSLDAVISADRYDQEAA; this is translated from the coding sequence ATGACCGCGATCCTCTACAGCTTCCGGCGCTGCCCGTTCGCCATGCGGGCGCGCTGGGCCCTGCTGCAGGCTGGGCTTCTGGTGCGTTGGCGCGAGATCGAACTCAAGGCCAAGCCCAGGGAAATGCTGACGGTGTCACCCAAAGGGACCGTTCCGGTACTGGTGCTCGAGGGCGGGCAGGTGATCGATGAGAGCCTGCAGGTGATGCGCTGGGCGCTTGAGCAGGCGGATCCGCGCGATCTGCTGCAGAGGGGCGAAGGCAGCGCGGATCTGATCCGTGAGAACGATGGCCCGTTCAAGCACCACCTGGATCGTTTCAAGTACACCGACCGCTATCCAGGAGAGCGGCGCGAGCACCACCGCCATGCGGGGATCTCCATCCTGAAGCGCTGGAGTGAACGGATTGCGGCGCGGGGCTGGCTGAGCGGACCCTGCATGGGCGTCACCGACGGCGCCCTTTGGCCCTTTGTTCGCCAATGGCGAATCGCCGATCCGAAGGACTTCGACGCGGATGCCGAGCTGGCCCCTCTGCGCATCTGGCTTCGGAGCTTTCTCGAGGATCCGATGTTCGAGCGCCTGATGCAGCGGGCTGATCCCTGGAGTCCCGGGGGGCTTCAACCGCTGTTCCCTGCCGATGCTGTGCCGGTCCCGAGAGATCAACCCCTGTTCCATCTGGCCCTCGCCGAAGACTGGCGGATGGCCAGGGCAGAGGGTTCCTACCGGATCTCCACCAGAGGCATGCGCCTTGACGAAGTGGGATTCATTCACTGCTCGTGGGAACAGCAGGTGAAGGCGACCTTTGATCGCTTCTACGCCGATGCAGAAAACGTGCTGCTGCTGCGCATCGACCCTGCCCAGCTGACCGCCCCACTGCGGGCTGACGCGGTTCCGACCGGGGAGCTTTTCCCACACCTCTACGGAGCACTTTCCCTGGACGCTGTGATCTCAGCGGATCGCTACGACCAAGAAGCAGCATGA
- the lipA gene encoding lipoyl synthase produces the protein MSKYSAIPPAERLPEWLRRPIGNASDLERVQGLVKQNRLHTICEEGRCPNRGECYASGTATFLLGGSICTRSCAFCQVEKGQAPMPVDAGEAVRVAEAVEAMGLRYVVLTAVARDDLDDHGAGLFTSTMAAIRQRNPLVAIEVLTPDFWGGVTDQEQALAAQRGRLATVLAAEPVCFNHNLETVERLQGEVRRGATYRRSLGLLETARTLAPRIPSKSGLMLGLGETRDEVIRAMQDLRRVDCQRLTLGQYLRPSLAHIPVARYWTPEEFAELGEVARELGFDKVSSGPLVRSSYHAAD, from the coding sequence ATGAGCAAGTACAGCGCCATTCCCCCTGCCGAAAGGCTTCCCGAATGGCTTCGCCGCCCGATCGGGAATGCTTCTGACCTGGAGCGGGTTCAAGGCCTGGTGAAGCAGAACAGGTTGCACACGATCTGCGAGGAGGGGCGCTGTCCCAACCGCGGCGAGTGCTACGCATCCGGCACGGCCACTTTTCTTCTGGGGGGATCGATTTGCACCCGCAGCTGTGCCTTCTGTCAGGTCGAGAAGGGGCAGGCGCCGATGCCGGTCGATGCCGGCGAGGCCGTGCGAGTGGCCGAGGCCGTGGAGGCGATGGGGTTGCGTTACGTCGTGCTCACCGCCGTGGCCCGCGATGACCTCGACGACCATGGCGCCGGGTTGTTCACGTCCACGATGGCCGCGATCCGGCAGCGCAATCCGCTTGTGGCCATTGAGGTGCTCACCCCGGATTTCTGGGGGGGTGTCACGGATCAGGAGCAGGCCCTGGCGGCGCAGCGAGGGCGGCTTGCCACGGTGCTGGCCGCCGAACCGGTGTGCTTCAACCACAATCTGGAGACGGTTGAGCGTCTGCAGGGTGAGGTGCGGCGCGGAGCCACGTATCGCCGTTCGCTTGGACTGTTGGAGACGGCCAGGACGCTTGCGCCGCGGATTCCCAGCAAGTCTGGGCTGATGCTCGGACTCGGCGAGACCCGGGATGAGGTGATCCGTGCGATGCAGGATCTGCGTCGTGTCGACTGTCAGCGCCTCACATTGGGTCAGTACCTGAGACCCTCCTTGGCCCATATCCCAGTGGCCCGCTACTGGACGCCCGAGGAATTCGCGGAGCTGGGGGAGGTCGCCCGGGAGCTGGGGTTTGACAAGGTCAGCAGCGGTCCTCTGGTGCGGAGCAGCTATCACGCGGCGGACTGA
- a CDS encoding response regulator transcription factor has translation MTTTTLTSRESAVLQLLCEGCSNREIGRELHIAETTARDYVQSVIHKMNTRNRTSCAVEGIRRRLVS, from the coding sequence GTGACGACGACGACGCTGACCTCTCGAGAAAGCGCTGTACTCCAGCTGCTCTGCGAGGGATGTTCGAACCGAGAGATCGGGCGGGAGCTTCATATCGCTGAGACCACCGCCCGGGACTACGTTCAATCCGTGATCCACAAGATGAACACCCGCAACCGCACCTCGTGCGCGGTGGAAGGAATCCGGCGGCGACTGGTGTCCTGA